A single window of Silvimonas iriomotensis DNA harbors:
- a CDS encoding RidA family protein, translating to MSDITRYGVGGGTGTGGQHLPFARAAGADGWLFVSGQTPMENGEVIEGGIVAQSHKTIQNLIAILKEAGYGTEHVVRCGVWLDDPRDFQSFNKVFKEYFGENPPARACVVSSMVIDCKVEVDCVAYKKP from the coding sequence ATGAGCGACATTACCCGTTACGGCGTTGGCGGTGGCACCGGTACTGGCGGCCAGCATCTGCCCTTTGCCCGCGCTGCCGGCGCGGATGGCTGGCTGTTTGTATCCGGCCAGACGCCAATGGAAAACGGCGAAGTGATTGAGGGCGGCATCGTCGCGCAATCACACAAGACCATCCAGAACCTGATCGCCATCCTGAAAGAAGCCGGCTACGGCACAGAGCACGTGGTGCGCTGTGGTGTCTGGCTGGACGACCCGCGTGACTTCCAGTCTTTCAACAAGGTCTTCAAGGAATACTTCGGCGAAAACCCGCCGGCACGTGCGTGCGTGGTGTCCAGCATGGTGATCGACTGCAAGGTGGAAGTCGATTGCGTGGCATACAAGAAGCCGTGA
- a CDS encoding N-acyl-D-amino-acid deacylase family protein produces MSQCDLLIRNARIIDGSGAPARNGDVAVTQGRIVAIGTLADWVSAEVIDANGKVLSPGFIDVHTHDDTNVIRQPQMWPKLSQGVTTVIVGNCGISASPVTLKGDPPDPMNLLGTAEAFRYPSFGAYADAVNTASPSVNVAALIGHTALRQNHMDTLDRAATPKEIAAMRAQLAEALDYGALGLSTGLAYANAFAASTQEVLALAEPLADAGGIYTTHLRSEFAEILDAMDEAFQTGKHARVPVVISHLKCAGVENWGRTVDVLKALDAARKEQVVGCDCYPYTASSSTLDLKQVTDQIDILITWSTPHPAMGGKLLAEIAAEWRVPQLEAAKRLQPAGAVYHCMSEADVRNVLKHPATAVGSDGLPNDPMPHPRLWGAFPRVLGYYCREQQLFELPEAVHKMTGLSAERFGLAERGFIREGYWADLVLFDPETVRDLATFTDPQQAAEGIAAVWVNGVLSATSKQPTGRRAGRFLRRGRVGNKLPAAASAA; encoded by the coding sequence ATGTCCCAATGTGATCTGTTAATCCGCAACGCGCGCATTATTGACGGCAGCGGTGCACCGGCCCGGAATGGCGATGTTGCGGTGACGCAAGGCCGCATTGTGGCGATTGGCACGCTGGCAGACTGGGTGTCGGCCGAGGTCATCGACGCCAACGGCAAAGTGCTCAGCCCGGGGTTTATCGACGTGCACACGCATGACGACACCAATGTCATCCGCCAGCCGCAGATGTGGCCCAAGCTCTCGCAAGGCGTGACTACCGTGATTGTCGGCAACTGCGGCATCAGCGCCTCGCCCGTGACGCTCAAGGGTGACCCGCCTGACCCGATGAACCTGCTGGGCACGGCAGAGGCGTTCCGTTACCCCAGCTTTGGCGCCTATGCCGATGCGGTGAACACGGCCAGCCCGTCGGTCAATGTGGCGGCGTTGATCGGCCATACCGCTTTGCGGCAGAACCATATGGATACGCTGGACCGGGCCGCCACGCCCAAAGAAATTGCCGCCATGCGCGCCCAACTGGCCGAAGCGCTGGATTACGGCGCGCTGGGGCTGTCGACCGGTCTGGCCTACGCCAACGCCTTTGCCGCCAGCACCCAGGAAGTGCTGGCGCTGGCCGAGCCGCTGGCCGACGCCGGCGGCATCTACACCACCCATCTGCGCAGCGAATTTGCCGAGATTCTGGACGCCATGGATGAAGCGTTCCAGACCGGCAAACATGCGCGCGTGCCGGTGGTGATCTCGCACCTGAAATGCGCCGGTGTCGAGAACTGGGGCCGCACGGTGGATGTCCTCAAGGCGCTGGACGCTGCGCGCAAAGAGCAAGTGGTCGGCTGCGACTGCTATCCCTATACCGCCAGTTCATCGACGCTGGACCTGAAACAAGTCACTGACCAGATCGACATCCTGATCACCTGGTCGACACCGCATCCGGCCATGGGCGGCAAGCTGCTGGCCGAGATCGCCGCAGAGTGGCGCGTACCGCAACTGGAAGCGGCCAAACGCCTGCAACCGGCCGGCGCGGTGTATCACTGCATGAGCGAAGCGGACGTGCGCAACGTGCTCAAACACCCGGCCACTGCCGTGGGCTCGGACGGCCTGCCCAACGACCCCATGCCGCACCCACGGCTGTGGGGCGCCTTCCCGCGTGTGCTGGGCTATTACTGCCGCGAACAGCAACTGTTTGAATTGCCCGAAGCCGTGCACAAGATGACCGGATTGTCGGCTGAGCGCTTTGGCCTGGCCGAACGCGGTTTCATCCGCGAAGGCTACTGGGCCGATCTCGTTTTGTTTGACCCGGAAACCGTACGTGATCTGGCCACCTTTACCGACCCGCAACAAGCGGCCGAAGGTATCGCCGCGGTGTGGGTCAACGGCGTGTTATCCGCCACCAGCAAACAACCCACCGGCCGCCGTGCCGGGCGTTTCCTGCGGCGTGGTCGTGTTGGCAACAAATTGCCCGCAGCCGCGTCTGCGGCCTGA
- a CDS encoding NADP(H)-dependent aldo-keto reductase, whose amino-acid sequence MEYRKLGRTDLEVSLIGLGTMTWGEQNTEAQAHEQIDYALTQGVNFLDVAEMYPVPPKPETQGRTEEYIGTWLAKTGRRKEVVIATKAAGPVRQAHQPNHIRGGQTNHNRASLFAAVEGSLKRLQTDYIDLYQLHWPDRSTNTFGRLAYPWVDGEETVAIDETLSALAELVKSGKVRHVGVSNETPWGVAQFLAAAEKHNLPRIVSIQNPYSLVNRTFEIGLSEFSHREHVGLLAYSPLAFGTLSGKYLNGQRPADGRVTLYQRFTRYTKPEVETAIAGYVEIARKYGLSPAQMALAFVNSRPFVTSNLIGATTMAQLKENIESVNVTLGAEILAEIEAVHVKQPNPAP is encoded by the coding sequence ATGGAATACCGCAAGCTTGGTCGTACCGATCTGGAAGTCAGCCTGATCGGCCTTGGCACCATGACCTGGGGCGAGCAGAACACTGAAGCGCAGGCGCATGAGCAGATTGATTACGCGCTCACGCAAGGCGTGAATTTTCTTGATGTAGCAGAGATGTACCCGGTGCCGCCCAAGCCGGAAACCCAGGGCCGCACTGAGGAGTACATTGGTACCTGGCTGGCAAAGACTGGCCGTCGCAAAGAGGTGGTGATTGCCACCAAGGCGGCCGGCCCGGTGCGTCAGGCGCATCAGCCCAACCATATCCGTGGTGGTCAGACCAATCACAACCGCGCCAGCTTGTTTGCGGCGGTGGAAGGCAGCCTCAAGCGCCTGCAGACGGATTACATCGATCTGTACCAGTTGCACTGGCCGGATCGCAGCACCAATACCTTCGGGCGCCTGGCGTATCCGTGGGTGGATGGTGAAGAAACCGTGGCGATCGACGAAACGCTGTCGGCCCTGGCCGAACTGGTCAAGAGCGGCAAGGTGCGTCATGTGGGCGTGTCCAACGAAACGCCGTGGGGCGTGGCGCAGTTCCTGGCTGCGGCGGAAAAGCACAACCTGCCGCGCATTGTGTCGATCCAGAACCCGTATTCGCTGGTGAACCGCACGTTTGAAATCGGCCTGTCCGAGTTCAGCCACCGTGAACACGTCGGCCTGCTGGCTTATTCGCCGCTGGCGTTTGGCACGTTGTCGGGCAAGTACCTCAATGGTCAGCGCCCGGCGGATGGCCGTGTCACGCTGTATCAGCGCTTTACCCGCTATACCAAACCGGAAGTGGAAACCGCCATTGCCGGGTATGTCGAGATCGCCCGCAAATACGGGTTGTCCCCGGCCCAGATGGCGCTGGCGTTTGTGAACAGCCGCCCGTTTGTGACCAGCAACCTGATTGGTGCCACCACCATGGCGCAATTGAAAGAGAACATCGAAAGCGTGAACGTGACGCTCGGCGCAGAGATCCTCGCCGAGATTGAAGCCGTTCACGTCAAGCAGCCTAACCCGGCTCCTTGA
- a CDS encoding amino acid deaminase, giving the protein MADTKYQTGMIDPLNKGVGALTDPVAPSAAGTLGWNLLDEELSLPAAVLYEDLIQHNLTWMQQFVTEYGARLAPHGKTTMAPKLFARQIEAGAWGITLATAHQTRVAYEHGIRRVLMANQLVGRRNMEIIADLLRDPAFEYFCLVDSAAGVDLLGAFFASRGQTLQVLLELGVSGGRTGVRDSAQQAEVLAAVARWPDALRLAGVEVYEGVLKEEADIRAFLQRAVAVTHELAQAGLIRRTPAVLTGAGSAWYDVVAEEFSKAQIGMPLEVVLRPGCYLTHDVGIYKAAQAQIQTRNPIARKLRSSLKPALQLWACVQSIPEPEKAIIALGKRDAAFDAGLPTPAQLFRPGSSKAPVAVPAHWQLTGMMDQHAYLQIQPGDDVKVGDLIAFDISHPCLTFDKWRHIPVLDADFNVIDVVQTFF; this is encoded by the coding sequence ATGGCTGATACAAAATACCAGACCGGCATGATCGACCCACTGAACAAAGGCGTTGGCGCGCTGACCGACCCGGTCGCCCCCAGCGCAGCGGGCACGCTGGGCTGGAATCTGCTGGACGAAGAACTCAGCCTGCCCGCCGCCGTACTGTATGAAGACCTGATCCAGCACAACCTGACCTGGATGCAGCAATTTGTGACCGAGTACGGCGCCAGGCTGGCTCCGCACGGCAAGACCACCATGGCGCCCAAGCTGTTCGCCCGGCAGATTGAAGCCGGTGCCTGGGGCATTACGCTGGCCACTGCACACCAGACCCGCGTGGCCTACGAACACGGCATCCGCCGCGTGCTGATGGCCAACCAGCTGGTGGGCCGGCGCAATATGGAAATCATCGCAGACCTGCTGCGTGATCCGGCTTTCGAGTATTTCTGTCTGGTCGATTCGGCCGCCGGCGTCGATCTGCTGGGCGCGTTCTTTGCCAGCCGCGGCCAGACGCTGCAAGTGTTGCTGGAACTGGGCGTCAGCGGTGGCCGCACCGGCGTGCGTGACAGCGCGCAGCAGGCCGAGGTGCTGGCCGCCGTCGCCCGCTGGCCCGATGCCCTCAGGCTGGCTGGCGTTGAAGTCTATGAAGGCGTGCTCAAGGAAGAAGCGGATATCCGCGCCTTCTTGCAACGCGCCGTGGCAGTCACGCATGAACTGGCCCAGGCCGGGCTGATTCGCCGCACACCCGCCGTGCTGACCGGCGCGGGTTCAGCCTGGTATGACGTGGTGGCTGAGGAATTCAGCAAAGCGCAGATCGGCATGCCGCTGGAAGTTGTACTGCGGCCAGGTTGTTACCTCACGCATGATGTCGGCATTTACAAGGCCGCCCAGGCGCAGATCCAGACCCGCAATCCGATTGCGCGCAAACTGCGCTCCAGCCTGAAACCGGCGCTGCAGTTGTGGGCGTGCGTGCAATCGATTCCGGAACCAGAGAAAGCCATCATCGCCCTGGGCAAACGCGATGCCGCCTTTGATGCCGGCCTGCCCACGCCAGCACAGTTGTTCCGCCCCGGCAGCAGCAAAGCGCCCGTCGCTGTGCCCGCGCACTGGCAACTGACCGGCATGATGGATCAGCACGCCTACCTGCAAATCCAGCCGGGTGACGATGTGAAAGTGGGCGATCTCATCGCGTTTGATATCTCCCACCCTTGCCTGACGTTCGACAAATGGCGGCATATTCCGGTGCTGGATGCCGACTTCAACGTCATTGACGTCGTGCAGACTTTTTTCTGA
- a CDS encoding RBBP9/YdeN family alpha/beta hydrolase, translated as MMIDPIERWLEAGNSIVVAPGWRGSGDEHWQTRWCEQYPELIRVEQRDWNNPRAAEWVAGLETTLDKAPGRTVLVAHSLGCVTVGHWSALTRRAHQIGGALLVAPADVTRDEAPDSFQGFMPLPARPLPFPSVVVASDNDPTCTLDRATALAATWGSELVPLSGVGHINVDSGHGDWPVGVKLLRQLVRKLGRMN; from the coding sequence ATGATGATCGACCCGATTGAACGCTGGCTGGAGGCCGGCAACAGCATTGTGGTGGCGCCAGGCTGGCGCGGCTCTGGCGACGAACACTGGCAGACCCGCTGGTGCGAGCAGTATCCGGAACTGATCCGGGTAGAGCAGCGCGACTGGAACAACCCGCGCGCCGCGGAATGGGTGGCCGGCCTGGAAACCACGCTGGACAAAGCCCCCGGCCGCACCGTGCTGGTGGCGCACAGTCTGGGCTGCGTGACAGTCGGGCACTGGTCCGCACTCACCCGTCGCGCGCATCAGATTGGCGGTGCGCTGCTGGTGGCGCCGGCCGATGTCACCCGCGATGAAGCACCGGACAGCTTTCAGGGCTTCATGCCTTTGCCGGCACGGCCCTTGCCGTTCCCCAGCGTGGTGGTGGCCAGCGACAACGATCCCACTTGCACGCTGGACCGCGCAACGGCGCTGGCGGCGACGTGGGGGAGTGAGCTGGTGCCGCTCTCGGGCGTGGGGCATATCAATGTGGATTCGGGGCATGGGGATTGGCCGGTAGGGGTGAAGTTGTTGCGGCAGCTGGTGAGGAAGTTGGGGCGGATGAATTGA
- a CDS encoding 2Fe-2S iron-sulfur cluster-binding protein has protein sequence MPTVTFVSEKLASPLSVQGEPGQRLIDVVRDQVSAGTLPMSWRCGQGTCGACLVRLLHEGQPRPVQLSGIERNVLIRLGLMAPSAAKEQPDSPELPRLACHVALERELFVYF, from the coding sequence ATGCCCACCGTAACCTTTGTCTCTGAAAAGCTGGCCAGCCCGCTCTCGGTCCAGGGCGAGCCGGGCCAGCGTCTGATTGATGTGGTGCGCGATCAGGTCAGCGCCGGCACACTGCCCATGAGCTGGCGTTGCGGGCAGGGCACGTGCGGGGCGTGTCTGGTGCGTCTGCTGCATGAAGGCCAGCCCAGGCCCGTGCAGTTGTCGGGGATTGAACGCAATGTGCTGATCCGCCTAGGGCTGATGGCGCCATCGGCCGCCAAAGAGCAGCCAGACAGCCCGGAATTGCCGCGTCTGGCCTGTCACGTGGCGCTGGAACGCGAGCTTTTCGTATATTTCTGA
- a CDS encoding MurR/RpiR family transcriptional regulator yields MEASFDIVTRIAERIDQLSLSEQKVARWILADLSVAGAASIDTLAQEAGVSKASVTRFAKALGCTDVRELKRRLTQAAAIGSRFLQPRPDDAPADSADVVYQDIVAMLQANRALVNMDVVKRAAQAVRKANMVYAFGMGGGSTVAADEARFRLVRFGIPVSTYQDAVLQRVVAATMDHRAVVLAFSVTGQVPEMLTSVRIAREYGAQIIAITALGSPLARLADHLLPIQIMETDFVFKPSSSRYAMLMMLDILATEVAMLEHTRAQELLRRIKYVLDTGRGGGDRQPLGD; encoded by the coding sequence ATGGAAGCCTCATTCGACATCGTCACGCGCATTGCAGAACGCATCGACCAGCTCAGCCTGTCCGAGCAGAAGGTCGCGCGCTGGATACTGGCGGATTTGTCAGTGGCCGGGGCGGCCAGCATTGATACGCTGGCACAAGAGGCGGGTGTATCCAAAGCCAGTGTCACCCGCTTCGCCAAAGCGCTGGGGTGTACCGATGTGCGGGAACTCAAGCGCCGGCTGACCCAGGCGGCGGCCATCGGCTCGCGCTTTTTGCAGCCGCGGCCAGACGACGCGCCGGCAGACAGTGCCGATGTGGTCTACCAGGACATCGTCGCCATGCTGCAAGCCAACCGGGCGCTGGTGAACATGGATGTGGTCAAGCGCGCGGCGCAGGCCGTGCGCAAGGCCAATATGGTCTACGCCTTTGGCATGGGCGGCGGTTCTACCGTGGCGGCGGATGAAGCGCGCTTCCGGCTGGTGCGCTTTGGTATTCCGGTCAGCACTTACCAGGACGCTGTCTTGCAGCGCGTTGTGGCGGCCACCATGGACCACCGCGCGGTGGTGCTGGCGTTTTCCGTTACCGGGCAGGTGCCGGAAATGCTGACCAGTGTGCGCATCGCCCGGGAATACGGTGCGCAAATCATCGCCATCACCGCGCTCGGCTCGCCACTGGCCAGGCTGGCAGATCATCTGCTGCCGATCCAGATCATGGAAACCGATTTTGTCTTTAAACCCTCCAGCTCGCGCTACGCCATGTTGATGATGCTGGATATCCTGGCCACGGAAGTCGCCATGCTGGAACACACCCGCGCGCAAGAGTTGTTGCGCCGGATTAAATACGTACTGGATACCGGCCGCGGCGGCGGTGATCGCCAGCCTCTGGGCGACTAA
- a CDS encoding peroxiredoxin, which translates to MTLRLGDVAPDFTQESSEGPIHFHEWAGEKWIVLFSHPADFTPVCTTELGYTAKLADEFKKRNVKPLAVSVDPLDSHTKWIEDINETQNTRVNFPIIADADKKVATLYDMIHPNSLANATVRTVFIIDPARKIRTTLTYPASTGRNFNEILRVIDSLQLTDNYKVATPANWQDGDEVVIVPSLQDEAEIKQRFPKGYRAVRPYLRLTPQPNK; encoded by the coding sequence ATGACGCTGCGCCTGGGCGATGTAGCCCCCGATTTCACCCAAGAGTCTTCCGAAGGCCCGATCCATTTCCACGAATGGGCTGGCGAGAAGTGGATTGTCCTGTTCTCTCACCCCGCTGATTTCACCCCGGTTTGCACCACCGAACTGGGCTACACCGCCAAGCTGGCGGACGAATTCAAGAAGCGGAACGTCAAACCGCTGGCCGTGAGCGTGGACCCGCTCGACTCTCATACCAAGTGGATTGAAGACATCAACGAAACGCAAAACACGCGGGTCAATTTCCCCATCATTGCCGATGCGGATAAAAAAGTGGCCACGCTGTACGACATGATTCACCCGAATTCACTGGCCAATGCCACCGTACGCACGGTGTTCATCATTGACCCGGCCAGGAAGATCCGTACCACGCTGACCTATCCGGCCAGCACGGGTCGCAATTTCAATGAAATCCTGCGCGTAATTGATTCGCTGCAACTCACGGACAACTACAAAGTGGCCACGCCGGCCAACTGGCAGGACGGTGATGAAGTGGTGATCGTGCCCTCCTTGCAGGACGAGGCCGAAATCAAGCAACGTTTCCCCAAGGGTTATCGTGCCGTGCGCCCGTATCTGCGCCTGACACCGCAACCGAACAAGTAA
- a CDS encoding GntT/GntP/DsdX family permease, with the protein MVQGSMLLIYALVAIIALIVLIARFKMNPFITLLVVSFVLAVSAGMPMTTIVKSFETGVGNTLGHIALVIALGTMLGKMMAESGGAERIARTLIDWFGEKNVHWAMVTIGLIVGLPVFFEVGFVLLIPIAFNVARRTNTSMVLVGISMVAGLSVVHGLIPPHPAALLAVTAYHADIGKTILYALIVGIPTALLAGPVFAKQISKFVKLDGENPMMKQFAQEKERDLPSFGVTLGTILLPVVLMLLGSWADVFFANGTLGNNILKLIGNSVMALLIATLVSFWTLGLARGFNRDTILKFSNECLAPTATITLVVGAGGGFGRILMDSGVSKVVVDMATSAHISPLLLGWMVAVLIRLATGSATVAMTTACGIVAPIAAAAGAHAELMVLTTGAGSLIFSHVNDGGFWLVKEYFNMTVPQTLKTWSVCETIISVVALLLTLALSTVVA; encoded by the coding sequence ATGGTGCAGGGAAGCATGCTGCTGATCTACGCCCTGGTGGCGATTATCGCGCTGATCGTATTGATCGCGCGCTTCAAGATGAACCCGTTCATCACGCTGCTGGTGGTGTCTTTTGTACTGGCGGTCTCGGCAGGCATGCCGATGACGACCATCGTCAAATCCTTTGAAACCGGCGTCGGCAACACGCTGGGGCATATTGCACTGGTGATTGCGCTGGGCACCATGCTGGGCAAGATGATGGCCGAATCAGGCGGGGCGGAGCGCATTGCCCGTACGCTGATAGACTGGTTTGGCGAGAAAAACGTGCACTGGGCCATGGTCACCATCGGCCTGATTGTCGGCCTGCCGGTGTTCTTTGAAGTCGGCTTTGTGCTGCTGATCCCGATTGCGTTCAACGTTGCCAGACGCACCAATACCTCCATGGTGCTGGTGGGGATCTCCATGGTGGCGGGCCTGTCGGTGGTTCACGGCCTGATCCCGCCGCACCCGGCGGCGCTGCTGGCGGTGACGGCTTATCACGCCGATATCGGCAAAACCATTCTTTACGCGCTGATCGTTGGCATCCCGACGGCCCTGCTGGCCGGCCCGGTGTTTGCCAAACAGATCAGCAAGTTCGTCAAGCTGGATGGCGAAAACCCGATGATGAAGCAGTTCGCGCAAGAAAAAGAGCGCGATCTGCCCAGCTTTGGCGTAACGCTGGGCACCATCTTGCTGCCCGTTGTGCTGATGCTGCTGGGTAGCTGGGCCGATGTGTTCTTTGCCAATGGCACACTGGGTAACAACATCCTGAAACTGATCGGCAACTCGGTCATGGCGCTGTTGATCGCCACTCTCGTCAGCTTCTGGACGCTGGGTCTGGCCCGTGGTTTCAATCGCGACACCATCCTGAAGTTCAGCAACGAGTGTCTGGCCCCGACCGCCACCATTACGCTGGTGGTGGGCGCAGGCGGCGGTTTTGGTCGTATCCTGATGGATAGCGGCGTGTCCAAAGTGGTGGTGGATATGGCCACCAGCGCACATATCAGCCCTTTGCTGCTGGGCTGGATGGTCGCGGTGCTGATCCGCCTTGCTACGGGTTCTGCCACCGTGGCCATGACCACCGCCTGCGGCATTGTGGCGCCGATTGCCGCTGCGGCCGGCGCGCATGCTGAACTGATGGTGCTGACCACGGGCGCGGGCTCGCTGATTTTCTCTCACGTCAACGACGGCGGTTTCTGGCTGGTGAAGGAATACTTCAACATGACCGTGCCACAAACGCTCAAGACCTGGTCGGTGTGTGAAACGATCATCTCGGTCGTGGCGCTGCTGCTGACGCTGGCCTTGTCCACAGTGGTAGCCTGA
- a CDS encoding EAL domain-containing protein, producing the protein MTHPETHLPVLPLPDFIRQDWPEASFSIDGSRGMGVRALGLALTSVFQPLLDAHGNVQGHEALLRASARGKPLSPAGAFQAAAAHGRLISFDRLARTLHLYNYATFHSDQKCLFLNVHPGLLTGVERHGVVFERVLQSVNWQPAQIVLEIVEDEIAPGELNRVRDAVNNYRSLGYRIAIDDFGSRHANLDRLWQLEPHVVKLDRVLIAEAATSPRLQRALPRLVALLHELDATVVVEGIETATQHSIARDAGADLLQGFYLGEPRG; encoded by the coding sequence ATGACGCATCCGGAAACCCACCTTCCCGTTCTGCCGTTGCCGGACTTTATCCGGCAAGACTGGCCCGAAGCCAGCTTCAGCATTGATGGCTCGCGGGGGATGGGCGTGCGCGCGCTGGGGCTGGCCCTGACCAGCGTGTTTCAGCCGTTGCTGGATGCCCACGGCAACGTACAAGGTCATGAAGCGCTGCTGCGCGCCTCTGCCCGCGGCAAGCCATTATCGCCCGCTGGTGCCTTCCAGGCCGCTGCCGCGCATGGCCGCCTGATCAGTTTTGACCGGCTGGCGCGCACGCTGCATCTGTACAACTACGCCACGTTTCACAGCGACCAGAAATGCCTGTTCCTGAACGTACACCCCGGCCTGTTGACCGGTGTGGAGCGGCACGGCGTGGTGTTTGAACGCGTGTTGCAAAGCGTGAACTGGCAACCGGCGCAAATTGTGCTGGAAATCGTCGAAGACGAAATCGCGCCGGGCGAACTGAACCGCGTGCGCGATGCCGTGAACAACTATCGCAGCCTGGGCTACCGCATTGCCATTGATGACTTTGGCAGCCGCCACGCCAATCTGGATCGCCTGTGGCAGCTGGAGCCGCACGTGGTCAAGCTGGACCGGGTGCTGATTGCCGAAGCTGCCACCTCGCCACGCCTGCAGCGCGCACTGCCCCGGCTGGTGGCCCTGCTGCACGAATTGGACGCCACCGTTGTGGTGGAAGGCATTGAAACCGCAACCCAGCACAGCATTGCGCGCGATGCCGGCGCCGATCTGCTGCAAGGGTTCTATCTGGGTGAACCACGGGGATAA
- a CDS encoding gluconokinase produces the protein MILILMGVSGSGKTTVGQLLARKLDCGFSDADVFHSKANIEKMHNGIPLTDDDRWPWLASIRAAIEDYRQRGVTHVFTCSALKEIYREKLAYPGERDIHFVLLNGSAALLQQRLAQRKGHFFDPHLLQSQIDILEMPEHAIVVDITPPPEEIADEVLRQLQAA, from the coding sequence ATGATTCTGATTTTGATGGGTGTATCGGGCAGCGGCAAAACCACCGTGGGGCAGTTGCTGGCCAGAAAGCTCGATTGCGGTTTCTCTGATGCCGACGTGTTTCACAGCAAAGCCAATATCGAGAAAATGCACAACGGCATTCCGCTGACCGACGACGATCGCTGGCCATGGCTGGCCTCTATCCGGGCGGCGATTGAGGACTATCGCCAGCGCGGTGTCACCCATGTGTTCACCTGCTCTGCGCTCAAGGAAATCTACCGCGAGAAGCTGGCCTACCCGGGCGAGCGCGATATCCATTTCGTGTTGCTCAACGGCAGCGCCGCGTTGCTGCAACAGCGGCTGGCCCAGCGCAAGGGCCACTTTTTTGACCCGCATCTGCTGCAAAGCCAGATCGATATCCTGGAAATGCCGGAACACGCGATCGTGGTCGATATCACGCCGCCGCCAGAAGAGATCGCCGACGAGGTCTTGCGCCAGTTGCAGGCCGCCTGA
- a CDS encoding sulfate ABC transporter substrate-binding protein, whose amino-acid sequence MRFKPLLTSLVFAFAATSSLAASFELLNVSYDPTRELYQDYNKAFAKYYKAKTGDDVTIRQSHGGSGAQSRSVLDGLQADVVTLALAYDIDVLADKGKLLAPDWQKKLPDNATPYTSTIVFLVRKGNPKHIKDWTDLVRSDVKVITANPKTSGGARWAYLAAYGWAKKTYGSDDKAKDYIQKVYKNVPVLDTGARGSTISFTQRGLGDVLLAWENEAVLSQKEFGADKFDIVTPSISIKAEPPVAVVDKVVDKKGTRKVAEEYLKYLYSKEGQEIAARNFYRPIDKDVYAKYAGQFPKVQLFDIDDVFGGWAKAQQTHFADGGVFDQIYNAR is encoded by the coding sequence ATGCGTTTCAAGCCGTTGTTGACCTCGCTCGTATTTGCTTTCGCCGCCACTTCTTCGCTGGCCGCCAGCTTTGAATTGCTCAACGTGTCCTACGACCCGACCCGTGAGCTCTACCAGGATTACAACAAGGCCTTTGCCAAGTACTACAAGGCCAAGACCGGCGACGACGTCACCATTCGGCAATCGCACGGCGGCTCTGGCGCGCAATCGCGTTCTGTCCTGGATGGCCTGCAGGCCGATGTGGTGACGCTGGCGCTGGCCTACGACATTGACGTGCTGGCCGACAAGGGCAAGCTGCTGGCGCCGGACTGGCAAAAGAAACTGCCGGATAACGCTACCCCGTATACCTCCACCATCGTGTTCCTCGTCCGCAAGGGCAACCCCAAGCACATCAAGGACTGGACCGACCTGGTCCGCTCTGACGTAAAAGTGATTACCGCCAACCCGAAAACCAGCGGCGGCGCACGCTGGGCTTACCTGGCTGCCTATGGCTGGGCCAAGAAGACCTACGGTTCGGACGACAAGGCCAAAGACTACATCCAGAAGGTGTACAAGAACGTTCCGGTGCTCGATACCGGCGCGCGCGGCTCGACGATCTCTTTCACCCAGCGTGGTCTGGGCGATGTACTGCTGGCCTGGGAAAACGAAGCCGTGCTGTCGCAGAAAGAATTTGGCGCCGACAAGTTTGACATCGTGACGCCGTCGATCTCGATCAAGGCCGAGCCGCCGGTAGCCGTGGTGGACAAGGTGGTCGACAAGAAGGGCACCCGCAAGGTGGCCGAGGAATACCTGAAGTACCTGTACAGCAAGGAAGGCCAGGAAATTGCCGCCCGCAATTTCTACCGCCCGATCGACAAGGACGTGTACGCCAAGTACGCCGGCCAGTTCCCCAAAGTACAACTGTTTGATATCGACGATGTGTTTGGTGGCTGGGCCAAGGCACAGCAAACCCACTTCGCTGATGGCGGTGTGTTCGACCAGATTTATAACGCACGCTGA